The following are encoded together in the Danaus plexippus chromosome 15, MEX_DaPlex, whole genome shotgun sequence genome:
- the LOC116766598 gene encoding proton-coupled amino acid transporter-like protein pathetic: protein MGKEEHLDNFNSTANLTKNAGFVSSISLDPKDGANNEKEYNPFEHRNLAHPNSTFGSIIHLLKACLGSGILAMPAAFKNAGTAAGIVGTLLAGFICTHAVHILVKTSQEACVNAKKPCMSFSETVGAAFKYGPKRMRHFSGFAKQLIDYSLLITYLSVLIVYAVFIGVSFKEVLDVYYPEGNFSVQVYCMLTLVPLVLICQIRNLKYLVPFSALANIMISIVFAVTLYYMFVDLPPVSEREVVASISTWPLFLSTVIFAMEGIGVVMPVENEMANPKRFLGCPGVLNISMVIVISMYCIFGFFGYIKYGDAVKGSITLNLPQDQWVAQLAKLLMALVMYFSFALQFYVPMEGIQRLMLSNLPEKYINIVQISIRTILVSICVCVAAAFPNLELVISLVGALFFSTLGLLVPAIVDTVYNWERNLGKFYYVAIKNFIISLIGVITLVSGSYVSIVAIVEDLSSNHNDTK from the exons ATGGGAAAAGAAGAACATCTtgacaattttaattcaac agcAAATTTAACGAAAAACGCCGGTTTTGTGTCCTCAATAAGTTTAGATCCGAAAGACGGCGCTAACAATGAAAAGGAATATAACCCTTTCGAACATCGAAACTTAGCCCACCCTAATTC AACATTTGGGTCGATCATTCATCTCCTCAAAGCATGTCTAGGATCTGGTATTCTAGCTATGCCGGCTGCTTTCAAAAATGCGGGCACTGCGGCCGGGATTGTAGGAACTTTATTGGCAGGATTTATTTGTACTCATGCAGTCCATATACTG gtaaaaACTTCTCAAGAGGCTTGCGTTAATGCTAAGAAGCCTTGTATGAGTTTCTCAGAAACAGTAGGCGCTGCTTTTAAATATGGACCAAAAAGGATGCGACATTTCAGTGGATTTGCcaa ACAATTAATTGACTACTCGCTTTTGATAACGTACTTGAGTGTCCTGATTGTATACGCTGTGTTTATTggagtttcatttaaagag gtTTTGGATGTATACTACCCAGAAGGAAATTTCTCAGTCCAAGTATACTGTATGTTGACACTCGTTCCGCTAGTGCTGATTTGTCAGATAAGGAACCTGAAGTACTTGGTGCCATTTTCAGCACTTGCAAACATAATGATTTCTATAGTTTTTGCTgtcacattatattatatgttcgTGGACTTGCCTCCAGTCAGTGAGAGGGAAGTGGTAGCTAGTATTTCAACTTGGCCGCTGTTTCTCAG caCAGTAATATTTGCCATGGAAGGTATTGGAGTGGTAATGCCTGTTGAGAATGAAATGGCTAACCCAAAGAGATTTCTGGGATGTCCTGGAGTATTAAACATTTCTATGGTGATCGTGATTtctatgtattgtatttttggatttttcgGGTACATTAAATATGGAGATGCTGTAAAAGGAAGCATAACTCTTAATCTTCCTCAAGACCAatg GGTTGCACAGTTAGCCAAATTACTAATGGCTCTAGTGATGTACTTTTCCTTTGCACTACAATTCTATGTCCCTATGGAAGGAATTCAACGTCTAATGCTGAGTAACTTgccagaaaaatatattaatattgttcaaaTAAGCATCAGGACTATTTTAGTGTCCATCTGCG TTTGCGTCGCAGCGGCTTTTCCAAATTTGGAGCTAGTGATAAGTCTAGTAGgagctttatttttttcaacccTCGGATTATTGGTGCCAGCTATTGTCGACACAGTTTACAATTGGGAGAGAAATTTGGGCAAATTCTATTATGTTGccatcaaaaattttatcatttctcTCATCGGTGTTATAACTTTAGTATCTGGTTCCTATGTATCTATTGTGGCTATAGTTGAAGACCTATCTAGTAATCATAAcgatactaaataa
- the LOC116766601 gene encoding cholecystokinin receptor isoform X1 codes for MESSGILYNVTSLIVNTEATSTTITSIVQNTTMASNAYEWRFILPPYFVIFLLSISGNFLVIATLASNRRMRTVTNVYLMNLAISDFLLGVFCLPFTLVGQIYRRFFFGAALCKLIPFLQAVSVSVDVWTLVAISLERYFAICRPLKSRKWQTQCHAYKMITIVWTFSIILNSPILIVSTLQPMRGNAYKCREVWLSLEMERVFNLTLDAALLLIPFFIMSFAYSLIVTKLWRGMRHEIQHNFNFQKHLNGAPCKNSLMSPTPLSQENPADLCCRTVCLAKKPTKQSETALEERKIHCCLHTEFEFRHVVRSTHIDKSIDAKRKVIRMLFVIIVEFFVCWTPLHVINTIYLFYPEELYQYIGSKGIVSLQLLAYCSSCCNPITYCFMNRKFRQAFISLFKNFRILRCCFPESSDGGKQVTPPPSSQDATACIIRGSQTGRTDLDGPEGEDCV; via the exons ATGGAGTCAAGTGGTATTTTATACAACGTTACTTCGCTAATAGTGAATACGGAGGCCACGTCGACCACAATTACGAGTATTGTGCAGAACACGACCATGGCCAGTAATGCGTATGAATGGAGATTCATATTACCGCCATACTTCGTAATATTCTTGCTCTCTATATCTGGAAACTTCCTCGTCATAGCAACACTTGCCAGTAACCGTCGAATGAGAACAGTCACCAACGTTTACTTAATGAATTTg GCAATATCAGATTTTCTGCTCGGAGTGTTTTGCTTACCATTCACACTTGTGGGGCAAATATacagaagattttttttcggAGCGGCATTATGCAAATTAATACCTTTTCTGCAAG CTGTATCTGTATCGGTGGACGTTTGGACTCTAGTAGCTATTTCATTAGAGAGGTATTTCGCAATTTGTAGACCACTGAAATCAAGAAAGTGGCAAACACAATGTCATGCGTACAAGATGATAACTATCGTGTGGACGTTTTCAATCATACTTAATTCTCCTATACTTATTGTATCAACATTGCAACCCATGAGAGGAAATG CGTACAAGTGCAGAGAAGTTTGGTTAAGTCTGGAGATGGAGAGAGTTTTCAACTTAACTCTTGATGCCGCTTTGCTTCTTATACCATTCTTCATTATGTCCTTCGCTTATTCacttattgttacaaaattatggAGAGGAATGCGGCATGAAATACAACACAATTTCAACTTTCAAAAACATC TGAATGGAGCACCATGCAAAAATAGTTTGATGTCACCAACACCGTTGTCACAAGAAAATCCGGCTGACCTATGCTGCAGAACTGTTTGTCTTGCGAAAAAACCAACAAAG CAAAGCGAAACAGCACTCGAGGAGCGAAAAATTCACTGCTGTCTACATACTGAATTTGAGTTCAGGCATGTTGTAAGATCTACACATATTGACAAGAGTATCGATGCGAAGAGGAAG GTAATTCGTATGCTGTTTGTGATTATTGTAGAATTTTTCGTTTGTTGGACACCTCTGCACGTTATCAACACG aTTTACCTTTTCTACCCCGAGGAGTTGTATCAGTATATCGGTTCAAAGGGCATCGTGTCTTTACAATTACTAGCTTACTGCTCATCCTGCTGTAATCCTATAACGTATTGCTTCATGAATAGAAAATTCAGACAAGCCTTCATAAGcctatttaagaattttagaaTTCTACG GTGCTGCTTTCCTGAAAGTTCAGATGGGGGCAAGCAGGTAACTCCTCCGCCATCTAGTCAAGATGCGACTGCGTGTATCATTCGAGGAAGCCAAACTGGACGCACAG ATTTGGACGGCCCGGAAGGTGAGGATTGTGTTTAG
- the LOC116766601 gene encoding cholecystokinin receptor isoform X2 produces the protein MESSGILYNVTSLIVNTEATSTTITSIVQNTTMASNAYEWRFILPPYFVIFLLSISGNFLVIATLASNRRMRTVTNVYLMNLAISDFLLGVFCLPFTLVGQIYRRFFFGAALCKLIPFLQAVSVSVDVWTLVAISLERYFAICRPLKSRKWQTQCHAYKMITIVWTFSIILNSPILIVSTLQPMRGNAYKCREVWLSLEMERVFNLTLDAALLLIPFFIMSFAYSLIVTKLWRGMRHEIQHNFNFQKHLNGAPCKNSLMSPTPLSQENPADLCCRTVCLAKKPTKQSETALEERKIHCCLHTEFEFRHVVRSTHIDKSIDAKRKVIRMLFVIIVEFFVCWTPLHVINTIYLFYPEELYQYIGSKGIVSLQLLAYCSSCCNPITYCFMNRKFRQAFISLFKNFRILRIAGAAFLKVQMGASR, from the exons ATGGAGTCAAGTGGTATTTTATACAACGTTACTTCGCTAATAGTGAATACGGAGGCCACGTCGACCACAATTACGAGTATTGTGCAGAACACGACCATGGCCAGTAATGCGTATGAATGGAGATTCATATTACCGCCATACTTCGTAATATTCTTGCTCTCTATATCTGGAAACTTCCTCGTCATAGCAACACTTGCCAGTAACCGTCGAATGAGAACAGTCACCAACGTTTACTTAATGAATTTg GCAATATCAGATTTTCTGCTCGGAGTGTTTTGCTTACCATTCACACTTGTGGGGCAAATATacagaagattttttttcggAGCGGCATTATGCAAATTAATACCTTTTCTGCAAG CTGTATCTGTATCGGTGGACGTTTGGACTCTAGTAGCTATTTCATTAGAGAGGTATTTCGCAATTTGTAGACCACTGAAATCAAGAAAGTGGCAAACACAATGTCATGCGTACAAGATGATAACTATCGTGTGGACGTTTTCAATCATACTTAATTCTCCTATACTTATTGTATCAACATTGCAACCCATGAGAGGAAATG CGTACAAGTGCAGAGAAGTTTGGTTAAGTCTGGAGATGGAGAGAGTTTTCAACTTAACTCTTGATGCCGCTTTGCTTCTTATACCATTCTTCATTATGTCCTTCGCTTATTCacttattgttacaaaattatggAGAGGAATGCGGCATGAAATACAACACAATTTCAACTTTCAAAAACATC TGAATGGAGCACCATGCAAAAATAGTTTGATGTCACCAACACCGTTGTCACAAGAAAATCCGGCTGACCTATGCTGCAGAACTGTTTGTCTTGCGAAAAAACCAACAAAG CAAAGCGAAACAGCACTCGAGGAGCGAAAAATTCACTGCTGTCTACATACTGAATTTGAGTTCAGGCATGTTGTAAGATCTACACATATTGACAAGAGTATCGATGCGAAGAGGAAG GTAATTCGTATGCTGTTTGTGATTATTGTAGAATTTTTCGTTTGTTGGACACCTCTGCACGTTATCAACACG aTTTACCTTTTCTACCCCGAGGAGTTGTATCAGTATATCGGTTCAAAGGGCATCGTGTCTTTACAATTACTAGCTTACTGCTCATCCTGCTGTAATCCTATAACGTATTGCTTCATGAATAGAAAATTCAGACAAGCCTTCATAAGcctatttaagaattttagaaTTCTACG TATCGCAGGTGCTGCTTTCCTGAAAGTTCAGATGGGGGCAAGCAGGTAA
- the LOC116766584 gene encoding sucrose-6-phosphate hydrolase-like: protein MIFALEFLLLISFFYKSEASIISNSYFPAYHLAPPKGWMNDPNGFCIYKSEYHLFYQYNPNSSYEPGIAHWGHAKSRDLFTWENLPIAMYPDKSYDKTGVFSGSALVEDNIMFLFYTGNVNLPGSTPDHEQQQALAISKDGINVTKYARNPILKGLEHQPNIRDPKVWKHGSSYYMVLGNSFVNGSNQTLGRALLYKSDNKITWEQVSVLHESNGDLGYMFECPDFFELDGKYVLLFSPQGVKADGDDYKNLFQTGYIIGDFNYETYEFKPLTQFRELDHGHDFYATQTILDKSNNRIVIAWNDMWETNYPEQKEGFTGQMTIPRILLLSQNLTLIQKPVGEVAKILDGLVFTGRGIGGQNFILKDNIGLISISASVERDFVLHFESEDDSRALIIKYDSQNHTVSLDRGGEDGLRRTRWTPVNAMNMNIYVDKSSIELFCGDGEITFSSRYFPVGQSIIRVGTQSIADILTLNSIKPTVYLN, encoded by the coding sequence ATGATTTTTGCTTTAGAATTTCTACTGTTAATCTCGTTTTTCTACAAAAGTGAAGCCTCTATCATCAGTAATTCTTACTTTCCAGCTTATCACTTGGCACCACCGAAAGGATGGATGAACGATCCCAATGGATTCTGCATATATAAATCTGagtatcatttattttatcaatataatccTAACAGTAGCTATGAACCCGGCATTGCTCATTGGGGACATGCAAAGAGCCGTGATTTATTTACATGGGAAAACCTTCCTATAGCAATGTACCCAGACAAAAGCTACGATAAAACAGGCGTATTCTCTGGAAGTGCTTTAGTAGAGGACAAcataatgtttcttttttatacagGTAATGTAAATCTTCCGGGAAGCACTCCTGACCATGAACAACAGCAAGCTTTAGCAATATCCAAAGATGGAATAAACGTTACTAAATATGCAAGAAATCCTATTTTGAAAGGATTGGAACATCAACCAAATATAAGGGATCCTAAGGTTTGGAAACACGGAAGTTCATATTATATGGTACTGGGAAATTCTTTTGTAAATGGATCTAACCAAACTCTTGGTCGTGCTTTACTATATAAATcagacaataaaataacatggGAACAAGTCTCAGTTCTTCATGAATCGAATGGAGATCTGGGATATATGTTTGAGTGTCCTGATTTCTTTGAACTAGATggaaaatatgtattgttattttcacCACAAGGAGTAAAAGCGGATGGAGACGActacaaaaacttatttcaaaCTGGATATATTATAGGAGATTTTAATTACGAGACCTATGAGTTTAAACCACTAACGCAATTTCGTGAACTAGATCACGGCCATGACTTTTATGCGACTCAAACAATCTTGGATAAAAGTAATAACAGAATAGTTATAGCCTGGAACGATATGTGGGAAACCAACTATCCCGAACAGAAAGAAGGTTTTACGGGGCAAATGACAATACCTAGAATACTTTTGCTATCACAAAATTTGACTTTAATTCAGAAGCCTGTAGGTGAAGTGGCGAAAATCCTGGATGGACTTGTTTTCACGGGTAGAGGCATAGGAGGTCAGAATTTCATATTGAAAGATAATATTGGCCTAATAAGTATAAGTGCTTCAGTAGAAAGAGACTTTGTATTGCATTTTGAGTCAGAGGATGACTCTCgagcattaataataaagtatgatTCTCAAAATCATACTGTTTCCTTAGACCGTGGTGGTGAAGATGGACTTCGTCGTACACGATGGACACCAGTTAATGCCatgaatatgaatatatacgTAGATAAAAGTTCGATTGAACTGTTTTGTGGAGACGGAGAAATAACTTTCTCTAGTAGATACTTTCCCGTTGGTCAATCCATAATCCGCGTAGGAACTCAGAGTATTGCAGATATTCTCACGTTGAATAGTATAAAACCAACTGTGTAccttaactaa